In Salvelinus fontinalis isolate EN_2023a chromosome 25, ASM2944872v1, whole genome shotgun sequence, one genomic interval encodes:
- the LOC129822789 gene encoding homeobox protein engrailed-2a-like, translating to MEENDHSNRDAVRQGSADESNRVILPLLQAPGNLQQIPHRVTNFFIDNILRPDFGRKKEDNINHEESSHATRENHSPAVPRAEQVGSTVPTEGTSTPHPGGVAKKAEIATEEPLKPRGENGDQCLSSDSDSSQTSSITPSKPPMLWPAWVYCTRYSDRPSSGPRSRKPKKKTTASKEDKRPRTAFTAEQLQRLKTEFQTNRYLTEQRRQSLAQELGLNESQIKIWFQNKRAKIKKATGAKNTLALHLMAQGLYNHATTSKDDKSDSD from the exons ATGGAAGAAAATGATCATAGCAACAGAGATGCGGTGCGCCAAGGGTCGGCGGATGAGTCAAACAGAGTGATACTTCCTCTATTACAAGCGCCGGGCAACCTGCAGCAGATCCCGCATCGAGTCACCAATTTCTTCATCGATAATATCTTACGGCCGGACTTTGGGCGGAAAAAAGAAGATAACATAAATCATGAAGAAAGTAGTCACGCTACCAGAGAGAACCATAGCCCGGCTGTTCCAAGAGCGGAGCAAGTGGGGAGTACTGTGCCAACGGAGGGAACATCCACTCCTCATCCAGGCGGCGTGGCCAAGAAGGCTGAAATAGCCACAGAAGAGCCCCTGAAACCCCGCGGGGAGAATGGAGATCAGTGCCTAAGCTCGGACTCGGATAGTTCTCAAACCAGCTCAATTACACCATCCAAACCGCCTATGCTCTGGCCAGCTTGGGTGTACTGCACCAGATACTCGGACAGGCCCTCATCAG GACCGAGATCTCGAAAACCAAAGAAGAAAACCACCGCCAGCAAAGAGGACAAGCGACCAAGGACGGCCTTTACAGCTGAACAGCTTCAAAGACTAAAAACCGAGTTTCAAACGAACCGGTATCTGACCGAACAAAGGCGACAGTCCCTGGCGCAAGAACTCGGCCTTAACGAATCTCAAATCAAAATCTGGTTCCAGAACAAAAGGGCAAAAATCAAGAAGGCCACCGGCGCAAAAAACACCCTAGCCTTGCACCTGATGGCACAGGGACTGTACAATCATGCTACGACGTCAAAAGATGACAAATCAGACAGCGATTGA